Proteins encoded by one window of Chondromyces crocatus:
- a CDS encoding PPC domain-containing protein, with product MRSTFFLGLLTAGLIAAVAPGCSDGGDDNTGGNGGAGGGTGGSGAGTNTGGAGGTGGSSDNNNSFEEAQEIAIDGDVVTAELDPVDSDVDYYRFNGTKGQAISILTAAKPSLPGDPFDPAYPDLVITLFNANQEQIAENDDPLVRNTNDPHLMTILPDDGVYYIRVTECNAWFSLNGATPACSPTSEIINFEYRLLVTEMDPSLESVVQDTEPNNDTATANPLEYALTDSGDAYYITQVYGTFSDDMDVDVYSFSLPADPPITEGRLTGSFEVYPHGPTENGSTTPIGEFTIVNSNGDVIAQIDASLGGELSPPLDPGVEYFLYVKHPGSPAGSNDFYFINHVRGGSNPVETKEADNNAPLTPEELTGVANRSGGQSFFVDGTLDDGNPQDVDYFSIAVPQEGIDNGWRLSVACGAQRLGSGVRGLKVEVLNGNGAGLGASYTRTEAADTDLLISNQALPATVAAGKLLVRVSADVGDGTVLSRFYRCGVHLSPVQN from the coding sequence ATGAGGTCGACGTTCTTCTTGGGTTTGCTGACGGCAGGGTTGATCGCAGCAGTCGCTCCCGGATGCAGCGACGGTGGGGACGATAACACTGGCGGAAACGGCGGCGCCGGCGGTGGAACTGGCGGGAGTGGCGCCGGGACCAATACCGGCGGCGCGGGCGGCACGGGCGGCTCCTCCGACAACAACAATTCGTTCGAAGAGGCCCAGGAAATCGCTATCGATGGCGATGTCGTCACGGCCGAGCTGGATCCGGTCGACAGCGATGTGGACTACTACAGGTTCAACGGCACGAAGGGTCAGGCCATCTCGATCCTGACCGCTGCCAAGCCCTCGCTTCCCGGTGATCCATTCGATCCAGCGTACCCGGATCTGGTCATCACCCTGTTCAACGCCAATCAGGAGCAGATTGCGGAAAACGACGATCCGCTGGTGCGAAATACCAACGATCCGCACCTGATGACCATTCTTCCCGACGACGGGGTCTATTACATCCGCGTCACCGAATGCAATGCGTGGTTCAGCCTGAATGGGGCCACGCCGGCGTGCTCCCCGACGAGCGAGATCATCAACTTCGAGTATCGGCTGCTCGTGACGGAGATGGATCCGTCGCTGGAGAGCGTCGTCCAGGATACCGAGCCGAACAATGACACGGCGACGGCGAATCCGCTGGAGTATGCGCTCACCGACAGCGGGGACGCCTACTACATCACCCAGGTCTACGGCACGTTCTCCGACGACATGGATGTCGACGTGTACTCGTTCAGCCTGCCCGCGGATCCTCCGATCACGGAGGGTCGTCTGACGGGCTCCTTCGAGGTGTACCCGCACGGGCCCACCGAGAACGGCTCCACGACCCCGATCGGAGAGTTCACCATCGTGAACTCCAATGGCGATGTCATCGCGCAGATCGATGCGTCGCTCGGTGGCGAGCTCTCGCCGCCTCTGGATCCCGGCGTCGAGTACTTCCTTTACGTGAAGCACCCCGGAAGCCCGGCGGGCTCGAACGACTTCTACTTCATCAACCACGTGCGCGGCGGCTCCAACCCCGTCGAGACGAAGGAAGCCGACAACAACGCGCCGCTCACGCCGGAAGAGCTGACCGGGGTCGCCAACAGGTCGGGTGGCCAGAGCTTCTTCGTCGACGGGACGCTCGACGACGGGAATCCCCAGGACGTGGATTACTTCTCCATCGCGGTGCCTCAGGAAGGCATCGACAACGGCTGGCGGCTGAGCGTGGCCTGCGGCGCGCAGCGACTGGGCTCCGGAGTCCGCGGTCTGAAGGTCGAGGTGCTCAACGGCAATGGCGCCGGCCTCGGTGCCAGCTACACCCGCACCGAAGCCGCAGACACGGACCTGCTGATCAGCAATCAGGCTCTCCCGGCGACGGTCGCGGCAGGCAAGCTGCTCGTCCGGGTCTCCGCAGACGTGGGTGATGGCACGGTGCTGAGCCGGTTCTATCGTTGCGGTGTCCACCTCTCCCCCGTGCAGAACTGA
- a CDS encoding M3 family metallopeptidase yields MRRCRASTSPSLPVLLSLFLAACGSGAPPEAATPLSQGHEPSATPAGGTQGEVGAPDEKSEHDPVAIGMTPEGVRSLCDDHLQLARKHLDTIKALRGKPSTELTWANTIGRFDSALLEINNAGEFPYLMGVAHPDAAVREAAKQCEPKSDELTTAMWLDGDLAAGIKAYAQKGEKLEGERARLLSDVLRDFRRNGLDLPADKQQRLRELNAEITKIGQEFMSNLASAVATIEVSPKALEGLPKEYVDKHVPKANGKIDITTDYPDFFPFVTYSRDRKAALELWKLFTNKGGDQNVKLLEKLLSLRGEKAKLLGYKNWADYAIEPRMAKSSEAVREFLGKVRDALKEPAAAEMAELMKKHVKLGGRKTDKLAPSERYFLEDQVRKEAYSFDSQALSAYLDIRAVKKGLLDITAKMYGLAYRQVPAKAWHADVDAYEVRDAASDKLIGKFYLDLYSRPDKYKHAAMFTVRTAKRLDDGTWQSPVAALECNFPKPAAQATGDTAPALMSHEDVVTFFHEFGHVLHHLLTQSELAAFSGTAAVRDFVEAPSQMFEEWAWSREVLDIFARHHKTGEKIPDAMFQAMTRSRAFGRALGTQRQLFLALLDQELHSRVPVGDSTKIVEQVQRSTDSFDYVKGTHFQSSFGHLIGYDAGYYGYQWALSLSRDVLTRFRKEGLLNPVTAKAWRDEVLSRGGGVDEREMIQRFLGRPPSPDAYIGYLQGKD; encoded by the coding sequence ATGCGGCGCTGCCGGGCTTCCACCTCCCCCTCCCTCCCAGTCCTCCTCTCTCTGTTCCTGGCCGCGTGCGGCTCGGGGGCGCCTCCTGAGGCGGCGACGCCCCTCTCGCAGGGCCACGAGCCGTCCGCGACTCCCGCGGGCGGCACGCAAGGGGAGGTCGGAGCGCCCGACGAGAAGTCCGAGCACGACCCGGTAGCCATCGGAATGACGCCGGAGGGTGTTCGATCCCTCTGCGATGACCACCTCCAGCTTGCACGCAAGCACCTGGACACCATCAAGGCGCTACGCGGGAAGCCCTCGACGGAGTTGACCTGGGCCAACACGATCGGCCGGTTCGACAGCGCTCTGCTGGAGATCAACAACGCAGGCGAGTTCCCGTACCTGATGGGGGTGGCACACCCCGATGCGGCCGTCCGCGAGGCGGCCAAACAGTGCGAGCCAAAGAGTGACGAGCTGACCACGGCCATGTGGCTCGACGGCGACCTCGCGGCAGGGATCAAGGCTTACGCACAGAAGGGGGAGAAGCTCGAAGGGGAGCGAGCGCGTCTGCTGTCGGACGTGCTGCGCGATTTTCGACGCAATGGCCTCGATCTACCTGCGGACAAGCAGCAGCGGCTGCGTGAACTCAATGCAGAGATCACGAAGATCGGGCAAGAGTTCATGTCGAACCTCGCCTCCGCTGTCGCCACCATCGAGGTATCGCCGAAAGCCCTCGAGGGGCTGCCCAAGGAGTACGTCGACAAACACGTACCCAAGGCCAATGGAAAGATCGATATCACCACCGATTACCCCGACTTCTTTCCATTCGTGACCTACTCCAGAGATCGCAAGGCGGCGCTGGAGCTGTGGAAGCTGTTCACGAACAAGGGGGGAGACCAGAACGTCAAGCTGCTCGAAAAGCTGCTTTCGCTGCGCGGCGAGAAGGCGAAGCTGCTCGGGTACAAGAACTGGGCGGACTACGCCATCGAGCCCCGCATGGCGAAGAGCAGCGAGGCCGTGCGCGAGTTCCTGGGCAAGGTGCGCGATGCGCTCAAGGAGCCGGCGGCTGCCGAGATGGCCGAGCTGATGAAGAAGCACGTGAAGCTCGGCGGAAGGAAGACGGACAAGCTCGCCCCCTCCGAGCGGTACTTCCTCGAAGATCAGGTCCGCAAGGAGGCCTACTCGTTCGACTCGCAGGCACTCTCCGCCTATCTGGACATCCGCGCCGTGAAGAAGGGGCTGCTCGACATCACGGCCAAGATGTATGGGCTCGCCTACCGCCAGGTACCGGCGAAGGCGTGGCACGCCGACGTGGACGCCTACGAGGTGCGCGACGCCGCGAGCGATAAGCTCATCGGGAAGTTCTACCTGGATCTCTACTCTCGCCCCGACAAGTACAAGCACGCCGCGATGTTCACCGTGAGGACCGCGAAGCGGCTCGACGATGGGACGTGGCAATCCCCCGTGGCAGCGCTGGAGTGCAACTTCCCGAAGCCAGCAGCGCAGGCGACGGGGGACACGGCGCCCGCGCTGATGTCGCACGAAGACGTGGTGACGTTCTTTCACGAGTTCGGCCACGTGCTCCATCACCTGCTCACGCAGTCGGAGCTGGCGGCGTTCTCGGGGACGGCGGCGGTCCGGGACTTCGTCGAAGCGCCGAGTCAGATGTTCGAGGAGTGGGCCTGGTCCAGGGAGGTGCTGGACATCTTCGCGCGACACCACAAGACGGGAGAGAAGATCCCGGACGCGATGTTCCAGGCGATGACGCGATCACGGGCCTTCGGGCGGGCCCTCGGGACGCAGCGGCAGCTGTTCCTGGCGCTGCTGGATCAGGAGCTTCATAGCCGGGTCCCCGTGGGCGATTCGACGAAGATCGTGGAGCAGGTGCAGCGCTCCACGGACTCATTCGATTACGTGAAGGGGACGCACTTCCAGTCGAGCTTCGGTCACCTGATCGGCTACGACGCCGGCTACTACGGCTACCAGTGGGCGCTCAGCCTGTCTCGGGACGTGCTGACGCGCTTCCGCAAGGAGGGCCTGCTCAACCCGGTGACGGCGAAGGCCTGGCGCGACGAGGTGCTGTCACGCGGCGGCGGCGTGGACGAGCGAGAGATGATCCAGCGGTTCCTCGGTCGCCCACCGAGCCCGGATGCCTACATCGGCTATCTGCAAGGAAAAGACTGA
- the pruA gene encoding L-glutamate gamma-semialdehyde dehydrogenase produces MLDAIASPPLPQNEPIHAYAPGTPERAALKAELARLSSTTVEIPMFIGGEEVRTGDLQEVRAPHRHDLLLARAHQGNTEHVKRAIEAARRAHKGWASLPWTARAAVFLKAADMLSTRLRPTMNAATMLGQSKTAYQAEIDAACELIDFLRFNVHYARQIAAEQPGSSRGSWNMQEPRPLEGFVFASTPFNFTAIAGNLPTAPALMGNTVVWKPSANALLSAHFVMNLLREAGLPDGVINLVMGPPEEVANACLAHQDLAGLHFTGSTEVFQALWRRIGDNIGNYRTYPRVVGETGGKDFVFAHKSADLEGLAVALVRGAYEYQGQKCSAASRAYVPRSLWPALKDRLVGLMEGLRMGDVADFRSFLGAVIDERAHKRLAGRIGAAKGDPSCTLIAGGGTPADVGWFVEPTLIEVRDPKHALMRDELFGPVLALWVYPDGEEEAALKQCDEGSPYGLTGAIFARDRMFIEQAASTLRFAAGNLYINDKPTGAVVGQQPFGGGRASGTNDKAGSSLNLLRWVSPRVVKETFDPPREVGYPSMREA; encoded by the coding sequence ATGCTCGACGCCATCGCATCGCCGCCCCTCCCCCAGAACGAGCCAATCCACGCCTACGCTCCTGGCACGCCCGAGCGCGCAGCGCTGAAGGCGGAGCTTGCGCGCCTTTCCTCCACGACGGTGGAGATCCCGATGTTCATCGGTGGCGAGGAGGTGCGGACCGGCGACCTGCAGGAGGTGCGCGCTCCCCACCGCCACGATCTGCTCCTCGCGCGCGCTCACCAGGGAAACACCGAGCATGTGAAGCGCGCCATCGAAGCCGCTCGGCGTGCGCACAAAGGGTGGGCCTCGCTGCCCTGGACCGCTCGGGCCGCGGTCTTCCTGAAGGCCGCAGACATGCTGAGCACGCGGCTGCGGCCAACGATGAACGCGGCGACGATGCTCGGGCAGAGCAAGACGGCTTATCAGGCGGAGATCGACGCGGCCTGCGAGCTCATCGACTTTCTGCGTTTCAATGTGCATTACGCACGGCAGATCGCGGCGGAGCAGCCGGGGAGCAGCCGCGGAAGCTGGAACATGCAAGAGCCCCGGCCGCTGGAGGGGTTCGTCTTCGCCTCCACGCCGTTCAACTTCACCGCGATCGCAGGGAACCTCCCGACGGCGCCAGCGCTGATGGGCAACACGGTCGTGTGGAAGCCGTCCGCAAACGCCCTCCTGTCGGCGCACTTCGTGATGAACCTGCTGCGCGAAGCCGGCTTGCCCGACGGGGTGATCAACCTCGTGATGGGGCCTCCCGAGGAGGTAGCGAATGCATGCCTCGCGCACCAGGATCTCGCCGGGCTCCATTTCACGGGCTCGACGGAGGTGTTCCAGGCGCTGTGGCGGCGTATCGGTGACAATATCGGCAACTATCGGACCTATCCCCGGGTGGTCGGTGAGACTGGCGGGAAAGACTTCGTCTTTGCTCACAAAAGCGCCGATCTGGAGGGACTCGCCGTGGCGCTCGTTCGCGGCGCGTACGAATACCAGGGTCAGAAATGCTCGGCGGCCTCGCGCGCTTATGTGCCGCGCTCGCTATGGCCAGCCCTGAAGGATAGGCTGGTCGGGCTGATGGAGGGGTTGCGGATGGGGGACGTCGCCGACTTCCGAAGCTTCCTTGGCGCCGTCATCGATGAGCGGGCGCACAAGCGGCTGGCGGGCCGGATCGGGGCGGCGAAGGGGGACCCGAGCTGTACGCTGATCGCTGGCGGTGGGACGCCGGCCGACGTGGGCTGGTTCGTGGAACCGACGCTCATCGAGGTGCGCGATCCGAAGCATGCGCTGATGCGTGACGAGCTGTTCGGGCCGGTCCTCGCCCTGTGGGTCTATCCCGACGGCGAGGAAGAGGCGGCGCTGAAGCAATGCGACGAGGGCTCTCCCTACGGCCTGACAGGCGCCATTTTCGCGCGGGATCGGATGTTCATCGAGCAGGCCGCGAGCACGCTGAGGTTCGCCGCAGGGAACCTGTACATCAACGACAAGCCGACAGGCGCCGTGGTGGGACAGCAGCCGTTTGGTGGAGGTCGCGCGTCGGGGACCAACGACAAGGCGGGAAGCTCCCTGAATCTGTTGCGGTGGGTCTCTCCGCGTGTGGTGAAAGAGACGTTCGATCCGCCGCGCGAGGTTGGTTACCCCTCGATGCGCGAGGCTTGA
- a CDS encoding tetratricopeptide repeat protein produces the protein MRLAIVATPALLPDQRPAPGALDGDLIRARLPLSDTGFRVIDLDPSRDLAEQLDQLFDDLAASGALGSEGSSPPLVLFYASTSVALSTEGELFLCVDPANPGVGDALADIAAVFTERVRGRVLFLIECHHAPAAGDPFVSTAVVDAAKQAVTAHHPSISLLVAAHALDAAQADMPSAFTRAFVEELDNGDPDLGLTAGAIYARIQESGRLTGIVPGTAWARGNGAFPVLGAGLDLAALDEDEDVRGSTRASGSTEAPASIEELGSMEAPGSIEVSGSTDAREEPSPAARMPSSAPPPPRSVRAPDPSRISVLLDEDPVALEALPPSVRAPDPSRISVLLDDEPVAAEPAPPIPPPRDSAASVQSYPPPRRSHPPSQTPPPPLRSYPPIRSYPPGRSYPPPAGGVSKSQVFGSAGESGPPPGWSAPPVASPYGPAEDYLSEAERLAGENDLDGALTEYKKALAVLGLGQKRERADVHVRIASLRWQQERPREAVAAFEKALQIVPEYRPALEALITLNVEQADWRGLQAAEERLLTSIEGDDERFQLLTRFAQRWQDLAGDEERARCAYENARALRPDDLEVLRALRRLYESARADKETIAVRQRIAEATQEPSEKAREYFELGKVLLEERGDEERGIRMLELALESDPSLLEPLALMARLFAERQEWGQLELAYRQMLGRIARIPSRSVRAEVHWELSRRLGLLYRDHLEDPTSALAAFEGALEAKPHDLPTLYVAAEMARAAARPDRAAEHLAAAAVQDPADAGLYHQLFELYQKLRRPDQAWAAASVTTDLGVAETRERFIFEEHRPDGIPRFTSALRQTSWPLLCAADRDHEVEAVLTVIADAAIEAKIAQRTESGTLTQLDSRARQDLQLSTVSAVRSFAWASHLLGIDPPAIYLREDASLALVAAIADHPAVIAGAGVLRGRTMTELAFFIGSHLAYHVGPHRLLLYYSSVDELAACFLAAVRLVRPSLSVPLALEPLVRETAPGLEARLDEQAREQLSVAVRAFEEAGAHTDLVHWAGAVERCAARVGYLLSGDLHVAVRLIHDEPTGLLPSEEKIGDLYGFTVSNAFHQLRSELGIAIQP, from the coding sequence ATGCGCCTCGCGATCGTCGCCACGCCCGCTCTGTTGCCCGACCAAAGGCCTGCTCCGGGTGCTCTCGATGGAGATCTCATCCGGGCGCGCCTCCCCCTGTCGGACACAGGCTTTCGCGTCATCGATCTCGATCCGTCACGCGATCTCGCTGAACAACTCGATCAGCTCTTCGACGACCTCGCCGCGAGCGGAGCGCTTGGAAGCGAAGGATCGTCTCCTCCTCTCGTCTTGTTTTATGCCTCGACTTCGGTCGCGCTGTCGACCGAGGGAGAACTCTTCCTCTGCGTCGATCCCGCGAACCCTGGCGTCGGGGACGCGCTTGCGGACATCGCCGCGGTCTTCACCGAGCGCGTCCGCGGTCGCGTGCTGTTCCTGATCGAGTGCCATCATGCTCCGGCGGCTGGCGATCCTTTCGTATCGACGGCGGTGGTGGACGCAGCCAAACAGGCCGTGACAGCGCACCACCCTTCCATTTCTTTGCTCGTCGCCGCGCATGCCCTCGACGCCGCACAGGCCGACATGCCATCCGCCTTCACGCGCGCCTTCGTGGAGGAGCTGGACAACGGCGATCCCGACCTTGGCCTGACGGCTGGCGCCATCTACGCGCGGATCCAGGAGAGCGGTCGGCTGACCGGGATCGTCCCTGGAACGGCCTGGGCTCGTGGAAATGGAGCCTTTCCGGTCCTCGGAGCGGGACTCGATCTCGCCGCGCTGGATGAGGACGAGGACGTGCGCGGCTCGACGCGAGCATCTGGCTCGACCGAAGCCCCTGCCTCGATCGAGGAGCTTGGCTCGATGGAAGCGCCTGGCTCGATCGAGGTATCTGGCTCGACTGACGCGCGGGAGGAGCCCTCGCCTGCTGCGCGGATGCCATCGTCGGCTCCACCTCCCCCTCGCTCGGTACGTGCCCCCGATCCCTCGCGGATCTCGGTTCTCCTCGACGAGGATCCCGTCGCTCTCGAGGCACTGCCCCCCTCCGTGCGCGCCCCCGATCCCTCGCGGATCTCGGTCCTCCTCGACGATGAACCCGTCGCCGCGGAGCCGGCGCCTCCGATTCCGCCGCCCAGAGACTCCGCAGCCTCGGTGCAGAGCTACCCGCCACCGAGACGAAGCCACCCACCTTCGCAGACACCTCCGCCGCCCCTGCGCAGCTACCCCCCCATCCGAAGCTACCCGCCAGGGCGGAGCTATCCCCCACCTGCGGGGGGCGTGAGCAAGTCTCAGGTCTTCGGGAGTGCCGGTGAGAGCGGCCCCCCGCCCGGGTGGAGTGCGCCGCCGGTCGCTTCTCCGTATGGTCCAGCGGAGGATTACCTGAGCGAAGCGGAGCGCCTCGCTGGAGAGAACGATCTCGACGGCGCCCTCACCGAGTACAAGAAAGCCCTCGCGGTGCTCGGCCTCGGCCAGAAGCGTGAGCGTGCCGATGTGCACGTGCGCATCGCCTCGTTGAGATGGCAGCAGGAGCGCCCCCGAGAGGCGGTTGCGGCCTTCGAGAAGGCCCTCCAGATCGTCCCCGAGTACCGACCTGCGCTCGAGGCGCTGATCACCCTCAACGTTGAACAGGCCGACTGGCGTGGCCTCCAGGCGGCCGAGGAGCGCCTCCTCACCTCCATCGAGGGGGACGACGAGCGCTTCCAGCTGCTCACCCGCTTCGCCCAGCGCTGGCAAGACCTCGCTGGGGATGAAGAGCGGGCGCGCTGCGCTTACGAAAACGCGCGCGCGCTGCGCCCCGACGACCTGGAAGTGCTCCGCGCCTTGAGGCGCCTCTATGAATCGGCTCGGGCCGACAAGGAGACCATCGCGGTTCGCCAGCGCATCGCCGAGGCCACCCAGGAGCCATCGGAAAAGGCCCGCGAGTATTTCGAGCTGGGCAAGGTCCTCCTGGAGGAGCGAGGAGACGAAGAGCGCGGCATTCGCATGCTGGAGCTGGCGCTGGAGAGTGATCCCAGCCTGCTCGAACCCCTCGCGCTGATGGCGAGGCTGTTCGCCGAACGCCAGGAGTGGGGACAGCTCGAACTCGCCTACCGTCAGATGCTGGGCCGCATCGCGCGCATCCCTTCGCGTTCGGTGCGCGCCGAGGTCCACTGGGAGCTGAGCCGACGCCTGGGGCTGCTCTACCGAGATCACCTCGAGGATCCCACCTCCGCCCTCGCAGCCTTCGAGGGCGCACTCGAGGCCAAGCCGCACGACCTACCCACCTTGTACGTCGCCGCAGAAATGGCCCGGGCTGCGGCTCGTCCCGATCGCGCGGCGGAGCACCTCGCAGCGGCGGCCGTGCAGGACCCGGCAGATGCCGGCCTCTACCATCAGCTCTTCGAGCTCTACCAGAAGCTCCGACGCCCCGACCAAGCATGGGCCGCAGCGAGCGTGACAACCGATCTCGGCGTGGCCGAGACACGCGAGCGTTTCATCTTCGAGGAGCACCGACCCGACGGCATCCCTCGCTTCACCAGCGCCCTCCGTCAGACCTCATGGCCTCTGCTCTGCGCAGCGGACAGAGATCACGAAGTCGAAGCCGTCTTGACGGTGATCGCCGACGCGGCCATCGAAGCAAAGATCGCTCAGCGAACCGAGAGTGGCACCCTCACGCAGCTCGACTCCAGGGCCCGCCAGGACCTCCAGCTCAGCACGGTCAGCGCGGTCCGCAGCTTCGCCTGGGCCAGCCACCTGCTCGGCATCGACCCACCGGCAATCTACCTCCGTGAAGACGCTTCCCTCGCACTCGTCGCAGCCATCGCCGATCACCCGGCTGTGATCGCTGGCGCAGGCGTCCTGCGTGGTCGCACCATGACCGAGCTGGCCTTCTTCATCGGGAGCCACCTCGCCTACCACGTCGGCCCGCACCGCCTCCTCCTGTACTACTCCTCCGTCGACGAGCTCGCCGCATGCTTCCTTGCAGCGGTCCGCCTCGTGCGCCCCTCTCTCTCCGTTCCCCTTGCGCTGGAGCCGCTGGTGCGTGAGACGGCACCCGGCCTCGAGGCGCGCCTTGACGAGCAGGCGCGCGAGCAGCTCTCCGTCGCCGTTCGAGCTTTCGAAGAAGCCGGCGCGCACACCGACCTCGTCCACTGGGCGGGCGCCGTCGAGCGCTGTGCGGCGCGTGTCGGCTATCTCCTCTCAGGCGATCTGCATGTGGCCGTGCGGCTCATCCACGACGAACCCACCGGGCTGCTCCCCTCGGAAGAGAAGATCGGCGACCTCTACGGCTTCACCGTCTCGAATGCCTTCCACCAGCTCCGTTCGGAGCTGGGTATCGCCATCCAGCCTTGA
- a CDS encoding serine/threonine-protein kinase, with protein MTTRPSAAGGALDHPDGSDVGLRASPGDDELALLRRLGSPRGPSTEEAIGILRRLRGTLRETDAIAMVLVALTERPIADDVRIACADILATRGDELGALRLLEGGNASKSVAPVTSTAGLILLADLHAGQGQLPRALGAIERVLAREIDAPGALERHQRWRSALGVPQRMAPRSDEATILAPATQNSPFRILREVARGGAGVVYEAEDEFLGRRIAFKVYHNHTSERLQLEREARIAAAISGPGVIRVLDLAPSEGWIALEWIARGSIRDVLRSGDARLLIPVEPWARALARALERVHACGYVHADVKPANVLLRQLSEPVLSDFGIASRRGESYEGGSPGYMSPERLAGRLAEPRDDIYGYGRVIEDVLTRVDAALANSGQSASDVGLEAWRTLSLRCLGPDDERPRNGAELVEALP; from the coding sequence GTGACGACGCGTCCCTCGGCTGCCGGTGGCGCTCTGGATCACCCCGACGGCAGTGATGTCGGCCTCCGTGCCTCTCCAGGTGACGACGAACTGGCTTTGCTGCGCCGTCTGGGCTCGCCCCGAGGGCCTTCGACCGAGGAGGCAATCGGCATCCTGCGACGCCTGCGAGGAACCCTGCGTGAGACCGATGCCATCGCGATGGTTCTCGTGGCCCTGACCGAGCGACCGATTGCAGACGACGTGCGCATTGCCTGCGCTGACATCCTCGCCACCCGCGGTGATGAGCTGGGCGCATTGCGACTCCTCGAGGGGGGGAACGCTTCGAAATCCGTGGCGCCCGTGACCTCCACGGCGGGGCTCATCCTTCTGGCGGATCTACATGCTGGCCAAGGACAACTCCCCCGCGCGCTGGGGGCCATCGAACGTGTGCTCGCCCGTGAGATCGATGCTCCCGGCGCTCTCGAGCGCCATCAACGCTGGCGCTCCGCGCTCGGGGTTCCGCAGCGCATGGCACCACGTTCCGATGAGGCGACGATCCTGGCGCCAGCGACACAGAACAGCCCGTTCCGCATCCTGCGCGAGGTGGCGCGCGGAGGAGCAGGCGTCGTCTACGAAGCAGAAGACGAATTCCTGGGCAGGAGGATCGCCTTCAAGGTCTACCACAACCACACGAGTGAGCGTCTGCAGCTGGAGCGCGAAGCCCGCATCGCTGCAGCCATCTCGGGGCCGGGCGTCATACGCGTGCTCGACCTCGCGCCGAGTGAAGGTTGGATTGCGCTGGAGTGGATCGCTCGTGGGTCCATTCGCGATGTTCTGCGCAGCGGAGACGCACGGCTCCTCATACCCGTCGAGCCGTGGGCGCGCGCTCTGGCACGCGCCTTGGAACGAGTGCACGCGTGTGGCTACGTTCACGCAGACGTCAAACCTGCCAACGTTCTGCTCCGACAGCTCTCCGAGCCGGTGCTGAGCGATTTCGGGATCGCGTCTCGGCGAGGCGAATCCTACGAAGGCGGCAGCCCGGGCTACATGTCACCCGAGCGCCTGGCCGGACGTCTCGCAGAGCCGAGAGACGACATCTATGGTTACGGCCGCGTCATCGAGGACGTTCTCACCCGGGTTGACGCGGCCCTGGCGAACTCCGGACAGTCAGCCAGCGATGTGGGGCTGGAAGCCTGGAGGACGCTTTCACTCCGCTGCTTGGGGCCGGATGACGAGCGCCCGAGGAACGGGGCCGAGCTGGTCGAAGCGCTACCGTGA
- a CDS encoding FHA domain-containing protein has protein sequence MRSEVLTVARELEDAGEMERAAEAYAMAGDQEAEARALTAAGAIDKLEERLRVSLSEARSQRDRGAVLARIGDFDRVAERRAALEEAGRWLATNQDEQVADAARSIHARLLTGPVVDLDIGGTSRRYALGDELTIGRGDATIVIPSRAISRVHVRLRRNPRGDVELEDLGTRNGTTLAGARLSGPLIIHGEVRLVLGGEVPCRILPLEHDVCELELAGTSLIAPLGELSVGPWKLRYERAEPTSFVVLRTPPGAPPAFMGAYHLAAEVELCRGDTVGLARDGEPIVRVLAGTATANFGSGQARFQ, from the coding sequence ATGCGAAGCGAGGTTCTCACTGTCGCCCGGGAGCTCGAGGACGCCGGAGAGATGGAGCGCGCGGCCGAGGCCTATGCAATGGCAGGCGATCAGGAGGCCGAAGCTCGAGCCCTCACCGCTGCCGGCGCGATCGACAAACTGGAAGAACGACTCCGGGTGTCTCTCTCCGAAGCTCGATCTCAGCGAGACCGAGGGGCGGTGCTCGCGCGCATCGGAGACTTCGATCGGGTGGCCGAGCGACGAGCGGCGCTCGAGGAAGCCGGACGATGGCTTGCCACGAACCAGGATGAACAGGTCGCCGATGCTGCGCGTTCCATCCATGCACGACTCCTGACGGGACCGGTGGTGGATCTCGACATCGGGGGAACGAGCAGACGGTACGCGCTCGGGGACGAGCTGACGATCGGACGTGGAGACGCGACGATCGTCATCCCCTCGCGTGCGATCAGCCGTGTTCACGTGCGTCTGCGGCGTAACCCTCGGGGAGATGTCGAGCTCGAAGATCTGGGCACTCGCAACGGTACGACGCTGGCGGGAGCGCGCCTCTCCGGTCCGCTGATCATTCATGGCGAGGTCCGCCTCGTCCTCGGGGGAGAGGTCCCGTGTCGGATTCTTCCCCTCGAACACGATGTTTGCGAGCTGGAGCTGGCTGGTACGTCTCTCATTGCTCCTCTAGGAGAACTCTCCGTGGGACCCTGGAAACTCCGCTACGAACGCGCCGAGCCCACCTCCTTTGTGGTGTTGCGGACGCCGCCAGGTGCTCCCCCAGCCTTCATGGGGGCCTATCACCTCGCCGCTGAAGTGGAGCTCTGTCGAGGTGACACGGTGGGCTTGGCACGCGACGGTGAGCCCATCGTTCGCGTCCTCGCAGGGACCGCTACCGCGAACTTCGGATCAGGACAGGCTCGTTTCCAGTGA